A single window of Polaribacter sp. SA4-10 DNA harbors:
- a CDS encoding AarF/ABC1/UbiB kinase family protein yields MKNIDSIPTSKIQRASRLVSTGLKVGVNYVKYYGEKIVKTEEQAKEKLNESNATDIYDGLKTMKGSALKVAQMLSMEKNILPRAYVDKFSLSQFSVPPLSPPLVVKTFKKYFKKNPSEVFDTFSTQSINAASIGQVHKATKNGKKLAVKIQYPGIADSISTDLAMVKPIAMKMFNIRGEGSDAYFKEVENKLTEETNYILELEQSNEVSDKCSNIPNLKFPNYYPEYSTKRILTMDWMEGVHLSEFVQQDNSLEDLTKIGQALWDFYMYQLHILRKVHADPHPGNFLVSDKTELIAIDFGCMKEVPDSFYIPYFELAIKENIENPAFFEAKLYELEILRADDNAEEKKFFTTLFHEMLSLFTQPFHEEEFDFSDGIFFDKISALGQKYAKSTELRKMNGNRGSKHFIYMNRTFFGLYNLMHDLKATNIQINNFKNI; encoded by the coding sequence ATGAAAAATATAGACAGTATACCAACATCAAAAATACAACGTGCATCAAGGTTAGTTTCTACAGGGTTAAAAGTAGGAGTGAACTATGTAAAATACTATGGAGAAAAAATAGTTAAAACAGAAGAACAGGCAAAAGAAAAATTGAACGAGTCAAATGCAACTGATATTTATGATGGATTAAAAACCATGAAAGGTTCTGCTTTAAAGGTAGCTCAAATGCTAAGTATGGAAAAGAACATATTACCAAGAGCTTATGTAGATAAATTCTCGTTATCACAATTTTCGGTTCCACCTTTATCTCCACCTTTAGTGGTAAAAACGTTTAAAAAGTATTTTAAGAAAAACCCTTCAGAAGTATTTGATACTTTTTCTACACAATCTATAAATGCAGCAAGTATTGGGCAAGTGCATAAAGCAACAAAAAACGGCAAAAAATTAGCTGTAAAAATACAATATCCAGGTATAGCAGATAGTATTTCAACAGATTTGGCAATGGTGAAACCTATTGCTATGAAAATGTTTAATATTAGAGGTGAAGGCTCTGATGCGTATTTTAAAGAAGTTGAAAATAAGCTTACTGAGGAAACTAATTACATTTTAGAACTGGAACAAAGTAATGAGGTATCAGATAAATGTAGTAATATTCCCAATTTAAAATTTCCTAATTATTATCCAGAATATTCAACAAAGAGAATTTTAACGATGGATTGGATGGAAGGTGTCCATTTATCAGAATTTGTACAACAAGACAATTCATTAGAAGATTTAACTAAAATAGGGCAGGCGCTTTGGGATTTTTATATGTATCAATTACATATTTTAAGGAAAGTACATGCAGATCCTCACCCTGGAAATTTTTTAGTTTCTGATAAAACAGAGCTTATTGCCATTGATTTTGGTTGCATGAAAGAAGTTCCAGATAGTTTCTACATTCCTTATTTTGAATTGGCGATTAAAGAAAATATAGAAAATCCAGCCTTTTTTGAAGCAAAGTTATATGAATTGGAAATTTTAAGAGCAGACGACAACGCAGAAGAGAAAAAGTTCTTTACAACCCTTTTTCACGAAATGTTATCACTTTTCACACAACCTTTTCATGAAGAAGAATTTGATTTTTCAGATGGTATTTTCTTTGACAAAATAAGTGCATTAGGACAAAAATATGCCAAAAGTACAGAGTTAAGAAAAATGAATGGTAACAGAGGTTCTAAACATTTTATTTATATGAACAGAACCTTTTTTGGATTGTATAATTTAATGCACGATTTAAAAGCTACAAATATTCAAATCAATAATTTTAAAAATATTTAA
- a CDS encoding TetR family transcriptional regulator C-terminal domain-containing protein: MASKKNITAENIIELYMDEVLMEAHASKSVYAFSKKNNFEENQFYQFFSDFEALEKHIFAVFCTKTIELLLKNDDYKTYDTKSKLLSFYYTFFELLTANRSYVHLKLKGNKNKLESLKQLSSLRTAFIAFVSKEIHTDNMDFKNKTINKIQDKTVTEAAWLHLLFTLQFWLEDSSENFEKTDIFIEKSVKASFDLRDLTPLQSVFDFAKFLWKEKKPTV, translated from the coding sequence ATGGCTAGTAAAAAAAATATTACAGCAGAGAATATCATAGAATTATACATGGATGAAGTTTTGATGGAAGCACATGCCTCAAAATCTGTCTATGCATTTAGTAAGAAAAACAACTTTGAAGAAAATCAGTTTTATCAATTTTTTAGTGATTTTGAAGCATTAGAAAAACATATTTTCGCTGTTTTTTGTACAAAAACAATTGAATTATTATTAAAAAATGATGACTATAAAACGTATGATACTAAAAGTAAGCTCTTAAGCTTTTATTATACATTTTTTGAATTGTTAACTGCAAATAGGTCTTATGTTCACTTAAAATTAAAAGGAAATAAGAATAAATTAGAATCTCTAAAACAGCTTTCAAGTTTAAGAACAGCGTTTATTGCCTTTGTTTCTAAAGAGATTCATACAGATAACATGGATTTTAAAAATAAAACGATTAACAAAATTCAAGATAAAACGGTAACAGAAGCTGCTTGGTTGCATTTATTATTTACGTTGCAATTTTGGTTAGAAGACAGTTCTGAAAATTTTGAAAAAACAGATATTTTTATTGAAAAATCTGTAAAAGCAAGCTTCGATTTAAGAGATTTAACGCCACTGCAAAGTGTATTTGATTTTGCAAAATTTTTGTGGAAAGAAAAAAAGCCTACCGTATGA
- a CDS encoding TspO/MBR family protein, with protein sequence MELKHNKIIRFLTFIIFNFLALAIGVVLMKDGPQTDWYLSLNKAPWTPEGWVFGAAWTTIMFLFSFYMTKLSFLFKFLDKKLLTLYTLQWVLNVSWNLAFFNLHYTKVGLVVIVLLWLLIGYFTFKHIKSLKLFTLLIVPYLIWMTIATSLNAYIVLNN encoded by the coding sequence ATGGAATTGAAACACAATAAAATAATTCGATTTTTAACTTTTATTATTTTCAACTTTTTAGCTTTAGCAATAGGAGTTGTATTAATGAAAGACGGACCACAAACAGATTGGTATTTATCTTTGAATAAAGCACCTTGGACTCCTGAAGGCTGGGTTTTTGGCGCTGCTTGGACAACAATTATGTTTTTATTTTCATTTTACATGACAAAATTGAGTTTTCTATTTAAATTTTTAGATAAAAAACTACTGACACTTTATACACTGCAATGGGTTTTAAATGTGAGTTGGAATTTAGCTTTCTTCAACCTACATTATACAAAGGTTGGACTTGTAGTGATTGTATTATTATGGTTGTTAATTGGTTATTTTACTTTTAAACATATCAAATCACTTAAATTATTCACTTTATTAATTGTCCCTTATTTAATATGGATGACAATAGCAACAAGCCTTAACGCTTATATCGTTTTAAATAATTAA
- a CDS encoding cold-shock protein, whose protein sequence is MFNKGNVKFFNETKGFGFITEEGSNEEHFVHVSGLIDAIREGDEVEFDLAEGKKGLNAINVKVI, encoded by the coding sequence ATATTTAATAAAGGAAACGTAAAATTTTTCAACGAGACCAAAGGGTTTGGATTTATAACTGAAGAAGGATCAAACGAAGAACATTTTGTGCATGTGTCTGGTTTAATCGATGCGATTAGAGAAGGAGACGAAGTAGAATTTGACCTTGCAGAAGGAAAAAAAGGATTAAATGCCATAAACGTAAAAGTTATTTAA
- a CDS encoding SDR family NAD(P)-dependent oxidoreductase, producing MSDKKTNLDIENCILTIQNLLDDTNQLFELPEAQRVALFKVAGELSRPNRDEFQRRRKDAKKAAKRKMIAKDTHARKSTGIRSARESALFVAPKLLAAAEITEETPELESPRNCYVCKTVFTKLHHFYDTMCTECGDLNYAKRFQTTDLKDQVAVITGSRLKIGYHITLMLLRSGATVVATTRFPADSAIRFSKEEDYKQWSDRLHIHGLDLRHIPSVEIFCNYIEQKYERLDILINNAAQTVRRPSGFYFHLMENEKLPIDQLPKLAQTLLKEHTHCLQELSDLSVPTSKTSKNNVLPVTWHGPEPGIGLRNSAALSQIPYSFDNSLQTAEVFPEGKLDADLQQVDLRKTNSWRLKLGEIETTEMVEVQLVNAVAPFVLCNRLSNLMMKENTGKKHIINVSAMEGKFHRFKKVDRHPHTNMAKAALNMLTHTSASTFAKAGIYMNAVDTGWVTDEDPAELSKKKVAIHDFQPPLDIVDGAARVMDPLIDGINTGKHWSGKFLKDYFPIDW from the coding sequence ATGAGCGATAAAAAAACAAACTTAGATATAGAAAATTGTATTCTTACAATACAAAATCTATTAGACGATACCAATCAGCTTTTTGAATTACCAGAAGCGCAAAGAGTCGCACTTTTTAAAGTTGCTGGAGAATTGTCTAGACCAAATCGTGATGAATTTCAGCGACGAAGAAAAGACGCAAAAAAAGCGGCAAAACGTAAAATGATTGCTAAAGATACGCATGCTAGAAAATCTACAGGAATTAGATCTGCACGTGAATCAGCCTTATTTGTTGCACCAAAATTATTGGCAGCGGCAGAAATTACTGAAGAAACACCAGAATTAGAATCACCAAGAAACTGTTACGTTTGTAAAACCGTTTTTACAAAATTGCACCACTTTTATGATACCATGTGTACAGAATGTGGCGATTTAAATTATGCAAAACGTTTTCAAACGACAGACTTAAAAGATCAAGTAGCTGTAATTACAGGTTCTCGTTTAAAAATTGGGTATCATATTACATTAATGTTATTGCGTTCTGGAGCTACCGTTGTTGCTACAACACGTTTTCCTGCAGATTCTGCTATTCGATTTTCTAAAGAAGAAGATTACAAACAATGGAGTGATCGTTTGCATATTCATGGTTTAGATTTAAGACACATACCAAGTGTAGAGATTTTTTGTAATTACATAGAACAAAAATATGAGCGTTTAGATATTTTAATTAATAATGCAGCGCAAACGGTAAGAAGGCCTTCAGGTTTTTATTTCCATTTAATGGAAAATGAGAAATTACCTATTGATCAACTTCCAAAGTTGGCACAAACTTTATTAAAGGAGCACACGCACTGTTTACAAGAGTTATCAGATTTAAGTGTTCCTACTTCAAAGACAAGTAAAAATAATGTGCTTCCAGTAACTTGGCACGGACCAGAACCAGGAATTGGATTGCGAAATTCTGCAGCACTTTCTCAAATTCCGTATAGTTTTGACAATTCGTTACAAACTGCAGAGGTTTTTCCTGAAGGAAAATTAGATGCCGATTTACAACAAGTAGATTTGCGAAAAACAAACAGTTGGCGTTTAAAATTAGGTGAAATTGAAACTACAGAAATGGTAGAAGTACAATTGGTAAATGCAGTTGCGCCTTTTGTATTATGCAATCGTTTGTCTAATTTAATGATGAAAGAAAATACAGGTAAGAAACATATTATTAACGTTTCTGCTATGGAAGGGAAGTTTCATCGATTTAAAAAAGTAGATAGACACCCACATACAAACATGGCAAAAGCAGCCTTAAACATGCTTACACATACTTCTGCATCCACTTTTGCGAAGGCGGGTATTTATATGAATGCCGTTGATACAGGTTGGGTTACAGATGAAGATCCTGCAGAATTATCTAAAAAGAAAGTAGCAATACATGATTTTCAGCCACCATTAGATATTGTAGATGGAGCTGCTAGAGTTATGGATCCTTTAATTGATGGAATTAATACAGGAAAACATTGGTCTGGGAAATTTTTAAAAGATTACTTTCCTATAGATTGGTAG
- a CDS encoding ABC transporter permease, translated as MAWRDGKASLSRLLLFMASIILGIAAVVSIQLFSENLKDNIKNQSKALMGADFIIDSEQLPSKKVQSIIDSLGVAASEVNFVSMAAFPNNEGTKLVKVRAIEGPFPLYGTIDTAPKSAALQYQELGGALVDATLMLQFNLKPGDSIKLGVRTFPIIGSLKSIPGSTAISGAVAPPVLIPLQFIEETQLLQVGSRKEYQYFFKAPPTMDLELLDKKIDPILDAENADLDTHTSTSERLGRRYDNVSRFLNLAAFIALLLGCVGIASSVHIYIKEKLKNVAVLKCLGATRKQTFLIYLLQIIGIGLIGGILGAVIGIGLQYAFPYILQGFLPFDVEIAISAQPLIIGITLGLLMSVLFALLPLLGTWYVSPLEVLRGTDENLVKPRKARLLTLGAIVLFIFLFSFWLLKSALNGFVFTLGILITFSIMAGIASLSMKVIKKYFPTNWGFTKRQSLLNLYRPNNQTMVLILAIGFGTFLISTLYFTKDILLEKTAIENTSDTANVILMDVQTGQKEAVINTIIPKGLEVIDNIPIVTMRMHRIKGELVNDMRKDSTLKMNRWILNHEFRTTYRPSLIATESLLEGTFTNKVAQGESVSISIADNIAKDADLKIGDQVVFNIQGVLMETIIGSIRKVDWGSMQLNFSIVFPTGVLENAPQFNVLTTNVPNAASSADLQRDLVKSFPNISILDLRQIYTIIEDILSKISWIINFMAFFSIFTGIIVLIGSVRNSKYQRIKESVLLRTLGAKSKQILQITALEYVYLGILGSLVGILLSLISSQLLAAFLFKEPFIPSAVPFLVFLPGITLLVVFIGLSNIRSVLKSPPLEVLRKEV; from the coding sequence ATGGCTTGGAGAGACGGTAAGGCAAGCCTTTCTAGATTGCTGCTCTTTATGGCCTCTATTATTTTGGGTATTGCTGCTGTGGTTTCCATTCAGTTGTTTAGTGAAAACTTAAAGGATAATATTAAAAATCAATCGAAGGCCCTAATGGGGGCTGATTTTATTATTGATAGTGAACAGCTTCCGTCTAAAAAAGTACAATCTATTATAGATTCTTTAGGTGTAGCAGCTTCTGAAGTGAATTTTGTTTCGATGGCTGCTTTTCCAAATAATGAGGGTACAAAATTAGTTAAAGTACGTGCCATAGAAGGTCCTTTTCCTTTATATGGAACGATAGATACAGCTCCAAAAAGTGCGGCATTACAGTATCAAGAATTAGGTGGCGCTTTGGTAGATGCAACATTAATGCTGCAGTTTAATTTAAAACCTGGTGATTCTATAAAACTAGGAGTACGAACATTTCCAATTATAGGATCTTTAAAATCGATACCTGGTAGCACCGCTATTTCTGGCGCTGTTGCACCACCCGTGTTAATTCCTTTACAATTTATAGAAGAAACCCAATTGCTACAAGTGGGAAGTAGAAAAGAGTATCAATACTTTTTTAAAGCACCACCAACAATGGATTTAGAGTTGTTGGATAAAAAAATAGACCCTATTTTAGATGCTGAAAATGCCGATTTAGATACACATACAAGCACGAGTGAACGCTTGGGAAGAAGATATGATAACGTAAGTAGATTTTTAAATTTAGCGGCTTTTATTGCACTTTTATTAGGTTGTGTTGGTATTGCAAGTTCTGTACATATTTATATCAAAGAAAAATTAAAGAATGTTGCCGTATTAAAATGTTTAGGAGCTACAAGAAAACAAACATTTTTAATCTACTTGCTACAAATTATAGGAATTGGGTTAATAGGCGGTATTTTAGGTGCTGTAATTGGTATTGGTTTGCAATATGCTTTTCCCTACATTTTACAAGGATTTTTACCCTTTGATGTAGAAATAGCTATTAGCGCACAGCCATTAATTATAGGAATTACATTGGGACTTTTAATGTCTGTATTATTTGCTTTGTTGCCTTTATTAGGAACTTGGTATGTTTCTCCGTTAGAAGTGTTGAGAGGAACTGATGAGAATTTGGTAAAACCAAGAAAAGCACGACTTTTAACCTTAGGAGCAATCGTTCTTTTTATCTTTTTATTTTCATTTTGGTTGTTAAAAAGTGCTTTAAATGGTTTCGTTTTTACCCTCGGTATATTGATTACGTTTTCTATTATGGCAGGAATTGCAAGCCTGTCTATGAAGGTCATTAAAAAATACTTTCCTACCAATTGGGGGTTTACAAAGCGCCAAAGCTTGTTAAACCTATACCGCCCAAACAACCAGACTATGGTACTCATTTTAGCCATAGGTTTTGGTACCTTTTTAATAAGCACCTTATACTTTACAAAAGATATTTTATTAGAAAAAACAGCCATTGAGAATACTTCTGACACGGCAAATGTTATTTTAATGGATGTTCAAACAGGCCAAAAAGAAGCCGTTATAAATACCATTATTCCTAAAGGTTTAGAGGTAATTGATAACATTCCCATTGTAACGATGAGAATGCATCGTATTAAAGGAGAATTGGTAAATGATATGCGTAAAGATTCTACGTTAAAAATGAATCGTTGGATTTTAAATCATGAGTTTAGAACAACGTATCGCCCGTCATTAATCGCTACTGAATCTCTTTTAGAAGGAACTTTTACCAACAAAGTAGCACAAGGTGAGTCTGTTTCAATTTCTATTGCAGACAACATTGCTAAAGATGCTGACTTAAAAATAGGAGATCAGGTTGTTTTTAATATTCAAGGAGTATTAATGGAAACAATAATAGGAAGTATAAGAAAAGTAGATTGGGGAAGCATGCAGTTAAATTTCTCTATTGTATTTCCAACGGGTGTTTTAGAAAATGCGCCACAGTTTAATGTATTAACCACGAATGTGCCAAATGCAGCAAGTTCTGCCGATTTACAAAGAGACTTGGTTAAAAGCTTTCCAAATATTTCAATTTTAGATTTACGCCAGATATATACGATCATTGAAGATATTTTAAGTAAAATTTCATGGATTATTAATTTTATGGCCTTCTTTAGTATTTTTACAGGTATTATTGTTTTAATAGGTTCTGTAAGAAATAGTAAATATCAGCGAATTAAAGAAAGCGTGTTGCTGAGAACATTAGGAGCAAAGAGTAAACAAATTTTGCAAATTACAGCGCTAGAATATGTGTATTTAGGAATCTTGGGTAGTTTGGTAGGTATTTTATTGTCTCTTATTAGTAGTCAATTATTAGCCGCTTTCTTATTTAAAGAACCTTTTATACCCTCTGCGGTTCCGTTTTTGGTGTTTCTACCAGGAATTACGTTACTAGTTGTATTCATTGGACTGAGTAATATTAGAAGCGTTTTAAAAAGTCCGCCGTTAGAAGTTTTAAGAAAAGAGGTGTAA
- a CDS encoding ABC transporter ATP-binding protein, producing the protein MTKILKISELEKTYTSGSKKLTVLTGISFDVEKGSIFSIVGPSGSGKTTLLGLCAGLDYPSAGTIELCGSNLEDLDEDERAQLRNKEVGFIFQNFQLLPTLTALENVIVPLELQGQKNAANVGMDLLKKVGLEDRFHHYPSQLSGGEQQRVALARAFSNNPSILFADEPTGNLDEETGEKVIQLLFELNKEAGTTLVIITHDLDLANRTQQILRLKGGKIMSNEKTTAN; encoded by the coding sequence ATGACAAAGATATTAAAGATAAGTGAACTAGAGAAAACATATACGAGTGGTTCAAAAAAACTAACGGTATTAACAGGTATTTCCTTTGATGTAGAAAAAGGAAGTATTTTTTCTATTGTTGGTCCTTCTGGAAGCGGTAAAACTACTTTGCTTGGTTTGTGTGCAGGCTTAGATTACCCAAGTGCAGGTACTATAGAATTGTGTGGAAGTAATTTAGAAGACTTAGATGAAGATGAACGTGCTCAATTACGGAACAAAGAAGTTGGTTTTATCTTTCAAAATTTTCAGCTATTGCCAACACTCACCGCTTTAGAAAATGTAATTGTACCCTTAGAATTACAAGGTCAAAAAAATGCAGCTAACGTAGGAATGGATTTGTTAAAAAAAGTAGGATTGGAAGATCGTTTTCATCATTATCCATCGCAATTGTCTGGCGGAGAGCAGCAACGCGTCGCCTTAGCGAGAGCGTTCTCTAACAATCCTTCTATCTTATTTGCAGATGAACCAACCGGGAATTTAGATGAAGAAACAGGAGAAAAAGTGATTCAATTACTTTTCGAATTAAATAAAGAAGCCGGTACTACCTTAGTCATTATCACGCATGATTTAGACTTGGCAAACAGAACACAACAAATATTAAGGTTAAAAGGAGGAAAGATCATGTCTAACGAAAAAACAACGGCCAATTAA
- a CDS encoding arylesterase, with translation MLKLKNKQLILILNARIKKIFLKFCYFSFLLLILSCGSDTAKQKETMKKTPIESKTKESENNTTKTILFFGDSLSAGYGLEDINDSFPAVIQAKIDSLSLDYTVINSGLSGETTAGGKNRIDWVLNQKIDIFVLELGANDGLRGVPLKETRENLQAIINAVLKKNAATKIILAGMQLPPNIGKDYTSAFRTIFPELAQKNKLYLIPFLLKDVGGIPSLNQADGIHPTVEGQKILANNVWTVLEPILTL, from the coding sequence ATGCTGAAACTGAAAAATAAACAATTGATTTTGATTTTGAATGCTCGTATAAAGAAGATTTTCTTAAAGTTTTGTTATTTCTCATTTTTACTACTTATACTCTCTTGTGGATCCGATACAGCAAAACAGAAAGAGACCATGAAAAAGACCCCAATTGAATCTAAAACTAAAGAGTCAGAAAATAATACCACCAAAACTATTTTATTTTTTGGAGATAGTTTGTCTGCGGGCTATGGATTGGAGGATATAAATGATTCATTTCCAGCTGTTATTCAGGCTAAAATAGATTCACTTTCGTTAGATTATACGGTTATAAATTCTGGATTAAGCGGTGAAACTACTGCTGGAGGAAAAAATAGAATTGATTGGGTACTCAATCAAAAGATAGATATTTTTGTACTAGAATTAGGCGCAAATGATGGTTTACGTGGTGTTCCTTTAAAAGAAACAAGAGAAAACTTACAAGCAATAATAAATGCTGTTTTGAAAAAAAATGCGGCAACTAAAATTATTTTGGCAGGCATGCAACTTCCACCAAACATAGGAAAGGATTATACCTCTGCGTTTCGAACTATTTTTCCTGAATTAGCTCAAAAAAACAAACTGTATTTGATTCCGTTTTTACTAAAAGATGTTGGTGGTATTCCTTCATTAAATCAAGCTGATGGGATTCATCCCACAGTTGAAGGACAAAAAATTCTTGCGAATAATGTTTGGACAGTTTTAGAACCAATTCTTACTTTATAA